A segment of the Agarivorans albus genome:
GTTTCACAATTATGTATAGCTTGAAAGATATTAAAGAAAGATCCGAATCAGAGGATGAGTTAGTTGTTGGTTACTCCGATGCAATAAAGCTGCTAGATATTTTCGAACAAAATAATACGCAAGCGCATGGCTGGGAAGGCTGGCTTAAATCTGAAGATGGTAAACTTAGCCATTCTCAAAAATATCAGGGAACCAGTGATCTCTCAGCTTTGCCAAACACATCAGCAATATCTCTTATAAAAAGCACTATCATGCGGGCTCATGCAGAGTGGCAAGAAAAGCCGGAAGTAAGTAATGCCTGTTTGTTGTTCTGCATTACTATTAATACCTAGTGAATCAATTGTTGTTGCCTCATAGCTGAGCTGCAGCGCATTGACCGTAGCTGCCGTATAGCTGCATTGGTGTGGCTTGTCCCACTTTTTCATTTTTCCATTTTGCTACAATGGACAATCGGTAATAGCTATTGGAAGTGCAATGAGCGAGTTTGAGAATATGTGCTTAGGGAGGGAGTATGATGCTGATAGTCCTGAACTTACTCAAATTAGAAATAAAGCATTTGAGTTACTCCAACAGATCAATCAACGACAGTTTGAAGCTGCCAAACCTTATGTTGCTGAGCTATTAGCGCATTTAGGTAAGGGCAGTATTATTTGCCCACCTTTTTTATGTGAATACGGCAAGACCATTTCTGTGGGTGACAATACCTATATTAATATGGGGGTTACGATGCTAGACAACGCTCCTGTTAAAATTGGTAACAATGTACTTATTGGCCCAAATACGCAGTTTTATACTCCAACTCACCCCTTAGACTATCAGCGTCGTAGGACATGGGAGGTTAAGTCTTTGCCAATTACGGTGGAAGATGATGTGTGGATTGGTGGCAATGTTGTTGTTTGCCAAGGCGTAACTATTGGGGCTCGCTCTGTTGTGGCAGCAGGCTCGGTTGTTACAAAAAATGTAGACCCGGATTCTCTTGTTGGAGGCATGCCTGCAAAACGCATTAGAGCTCTAGTTTAGTCACGAACAAGCAATTAGCTGTTTAAGAGTACTAAAGGCTCGTCGAGCTTTCGCAATGCGATTGTTGCTTATTGCGCTCGCTTAAAGGTTAAAATATACCCTTTAAAAACTTCATCAATGTAGTCGGTATGTACGGGTTTGGCATGGCTTGATGTGTAGCCAAATTCAACCATTTTTGCGCTTAGCTTACTTTTTCGGCCACGTCCTGGATCAACAATAATTACTTCGCTGGAAGGCTTTGAGTGGTCGTTAATGAAGTTAGCCAGTTGGTCTATATGTTCATTCTCGTAGAGTAAATCGCTACCAATTATCACATCGAACAGCCCTAGGGTGTCGTGTTCATCTGCCCAGCCAACTCTTTCATAGTTAATGCTTTTGTCGCCATTTAGTTTGGTATTCCTGTTGAGAAAGGTTTCAACCTCGGGGTGATAATCGGTGGCGGTAATATTGGCAAGTTGTTTGTTTAACAATAAACTGCTGAGTCCGATACCGCAGCCTACTTCTAATATTCTTTTGGTACCTGTGTCATAGTCGGCCATGTAGTGGGCGAGCACAAAGCTTGAAGGCCAAACTACACCAAATATTGGCCAAGAGGCAGAGCTTATACCGAGTTTTTCGGCAATGCCTGTTGGGTCGTGAAACTCTTGTCTATTGCGTAAGGTGCACAGGTGTATATCGGTCTTTCCAAACTCAACCGTTTGGTAGGATAGGCGTAATTTTGTCATTAGGCTGTCTCAACAAATAAATGAGCGCTAAGCCAGGTATCGGTGATAAATGACAAAACGAGATGTTTTCTCTAGGGTATAGCAGTTTGCTTAAATGGCAATGTATTTAACAAAGTAATCAATATTTTAGTGTTGTTGCGCAATGAAGTTCCGATAAAATTGGTAGTACCTACTCGCTCTTGGCGCGCACGATCAGTATCATGTTTGCTAAGTAAAATTTAAGAAGTTTAAAGAGATGTCATTTCCCGCTTGCCCCAATTGCCAATCTGAATATGTTTATCTAGATCAAAGCCAGCTTATATGCCCAGAATGCGCCTTTGAATGGAACCCCGATGAAGTTGCAGAAGCAGAGAAGGTGGTTGTTAAAGATGCCAATGGCACTTTGTTGGCCGAAGGGGATAAAGTTACTTTGGCTAAAGATCTTAAAGTAAAAGGCAGTTCTTTGGTGCTAAAGATTGGCACTAAAGCGGTGATTAAACGCATGGCCAATGGCAAAGATCACCAGTTAGATTGCAAAGTAGATGGCGCTGGCGACATGATGGTAACCGCTCAGTTTGTTAAAAAATCTTGATGGTTTTAGCTAGGGTCTGTTGATCTTTGCTGAAGGTTTTTGCAGCAATTTATTAGCCATTTAGCCAAGGCTGTGAGTGTGCAGTTAAGTGGGCTTAATAATCACTCGCTAACGCTGAATAAATGGCTAAGAAATGCTGCCCGAAGGGGTCGGATATGCGAACTTTACTCTTTGTTAAGCACTTCTTGCTTAGCCCACTAGGCTTCTAAGTGCTCGCCGCGATTAAAGCCCGCTTATCATGAATAATATTTCAACACCAAAGATCAACAGACCCTAATACTTCGCTTAGATAAAGGCGCTGCCGGATACTGAAATAATTTATACGCTCAATCTATCGGCTGGGCGTTCCTTTCCTCATTTTTCGTGTTTGTGCGTCTTAAGGCTCTTAAGTTGGTAGTGCTACTTAAGCAGCATTTTGCACATATTTTATTTAGTTAAATTGGTGTAATTGAGTGACGAATGCGTGTTTTTTTGAAGCCTTTTGGTAGTCGCTAAGCGAAGTTTAATTTTGTTGAAGTACCTAACATTAATCTTTACTTATTTGTAATACATTAAGTTATAAAATATTACAAAAGGTGAAAAGGATGAATCGCTTTGGCTTTAAATCAAGCTTGTTGTCGGCAATGGCATCTATGCTTGTTTTATCTCTACTTGTAACAAGTTACCTCTCATACACACTGATCAAAGATCAAATAACCGATAGTTTACTTCGTGATATTCATCATACGATTGATCAAAAAACTCAAGAGATTGAAACCTCTTTTCAGCGCACAACTGACGCAGTAACTCAGTTAGCAAAGCTCTATCAGGAAAAGGATATTGGCGATAACCACGTAGCCATGACCGAATATACCGCCCGCTTAGGTGGAGTGTATAAAGTAATTATTGGTTTTGATGATGGCTCGTCGTTTGTTTCTAGGGCTTCTGAGTCGTTTCCTAATGGTGTTGGTCGCTTAGACAAATACGACCCACGTACACGGCCTTGGTACCAAGCTGCTAAACGAAATAGCGGCTTGTCGCTAAGCGACGTGTTTTTTACTCGTAGTGATGGTGTGCCAATGATGGGGGTAATGCATCCGATTAAAGATGGCATCATTATGGCCGATTTACGTTTTGACCACTTACAAGAACAGTTGAGCTCGTTAGGCGAAATAGCTGGAGCAACGGGCTTGGTATTAGACAAAAGTGGCTTAGTGTTGGCCTCTACCAATGAGCAAGTAAAACAGAAAGACAACATTGCCGATGTTGAAGTGTTTGCCGGCGTTTACCAAAGCCTTATAGGCAAAGAGCAAGCAATACAAACCGCCGAGGTGGGTGGACAAACTACCTTGTTTGTTAGCCAGCAAGTGAAGCTGCTGGGTGATGATGAGTGGTACGTAATGATTACGGTAGATGAGGCAACGGCCTTTGCGCCGCTTAAAGCCACAAGCTACAAAATGGCCAGCATTATTGCAGCCGCAACATTGGTGTCAGTGATAATTTTACTGTTTGTGTTAAACCAGCTTTATCAACCGATTATTAAGTTACGCAACTTGGTAACCGAACTCGGCCAAGGTAGTGGCGATTTAACTCAGCGTTTAGAAGTTAAAACTGATGATGACATTGGCATTATTGCCAAGGGTATCAACGGTTTTATTGCTCAATTGCAAACCATGTTGTTAGAAATAAACGCTGCCCGCTCTAAGCTATCTTCAGGCATAGATACTTTAGATCAGCACAGCAAAAGTAGCAGTGACATTTTGCAACAACATACCAACGAGACTACGCAGATTGTTGCAGCCATTGAGGAGTTGTCGAATACCGCAGAATTAGTGGCTGGCAATACTTCAGCCGCGGCTAAATACACCACTGAGGCAAACCAAAGTGGCGAAGACTCGGTCCAAACCATTAAATCTACTCAACAAAAAATTGAAGCTTTAGCCAGTGAAATTCATGAAACCTCTAGCAATGTAGAGAACATGAATAATGAAACTTCGAGTATTCAAAACATTGTCGAGGTGATTGGTAGCATTGCAGAGCAAACCAACTTGCTTGCACTAAATGCTTCTATTGAAGCGGCAAGAGCAGGTGATCAAGGTCGCGGCTTTGCGGTAGTGGCCGACGAGGTGAGAGCCTTAGCAAGCCGTACTCAAAGTAGTACCAGCGAAATAGAGCAGGCCTTAGCCAAGCTTAAGCAAGAAGCCAGCTTGGTGGTATCGTCGATAGGTAGCACCGAACATACTTGTTCAGATACCGTAGAAGAGGCGGATAAAACCTCAACCAGCTTGCAAAAATTGGGTGATTTTATTCATCAAATTAATGAGCTAAATAGTCAGGTTTCTACCTCTGCCAGCGAACAGAACATTGTGATTCAAGAAATTAACCGGAGCATGCATCAAATTCACGATATGGTTGAAAAGCTAAACAGTGAAGGGCAAAGCCAGCGTAGTGAAACTCAAAACATTGCGGCAATTAACCATGAGTTAGGCACTATGATTAGCCAATTTAAACTCTAGCTTGTTTGTGCCATTAAACGCCCAAGCCAAGTGCTTGGGCGTTTAACTATTAGACTGGCAGTTACCCGCAAATTGCAATTTGCGAAATCAGAATATTTCTTAATTTTAAAACCCTCCTTATTACTCATTTTTATATATATGCCTTTGTATTTATTGAATATTTTTAGTTTGGCATAAAACTCGCTTTATAAGTCTTGAAATCAAGAATTGTGGAGCGAATTATGAAAATGCAACTAACTACTTCAAACCAAGGAAACCTTACCGCTTCAATTGTTGGCGCATTTGATGCTGAGTCTTGCGCCGAGCATAAAGCAGCCTTCGAAGGTATTTGCGCCGATGCAGCCAGCAAATTGGTGATTGTGAATATGAGCCAAGTAGAGTTTTTAGATGCATCTGGCATTGGCGCCTTGGTATTTATGTTTAAACGCATTAATGCGGCAGGCGGTCAACTAGTGTTACTTGGCGCTCAACAACAGCCTCGAGATTTGCTGGTTATGCTTCGTGTAGACCACATCATTACCATGATTGATACGCTACCTAGCCAAAATCATACCACTGATACTTTACCTTCAATCGCCGCTTAAGCTGAGCCTCAGGAGCCTATTATGCGTAGCATTATCATCCCCGTATTGTTAACCATGACCACAGCTTGTACCGCCTGGCCAGAACAAGGACGCGGTGGTTTTGCCGAGCATCAACACGCTATCTTGGCTTGGATGGACGGTGACACTGGCACTACCGATCTTCGCGAGCTAGGCCCCGAACATGGCCTGCAATTTGAAGCTGTATTAGTAAAACACCAGTTAGATTTATTGGTGCTTGAAGGGGCAGAGTTATGTTTCCCTGCTTCGGTTACACAAGCTCGTATGCAACAACAGCGCATATTGCGCGAACTAGAAGGTGGGCTAACTTTTGATGCCGCCAACGATATTGAAATTCAGCAGCATTTTTTAAATATGTTGGAAAAACGTTTGGACCGGGTAACCGAGAGTGGCGCTTGCCAAACCGACCGTTTAGGACATATTCAGTCTTCACAATTAATGGTAAGCATTAGCGATGCATTAAACAGCAATAATCAATTTGCTTTTGACTCTAGCGAGCTTACGCCTGCTTACCAAGATCAGCTTCGTAATCTAACGCCAATTATCGCAGCCAGTAAGGTATCGCTAATTATCACTGGGCATAGCGATAGCAAGGGCGATGACAGTTACAAACAGCGTTTATCTTTAGCCCGCGCCCAGGCCGTAGCCGAGTTTATGACCGAACTAGGCATGAACGAACAGCTAATCGAAGTGGCTGCCGTAGCCGACTCACAACCCTATTTAGAAGGTAACAGCGATGCTGTTCGCCATTCTAACCGCCGCGTTACCATCAGTGTTATTGATGCTGACAGCAACATCCTCGCTCAGCACGCTTTGCGTGTTAAATAAGGAGCTTGTCATGAAATTCTTTAAATTGTGTAAGTACATAGTGGCAGCATGGATGTTGTTTGGTTTTGTATTAAGTATTGTATTTAGCGCTCAAGCGCATGCAGCTAAACCTCAAGTGCAAGCGGGTGATGTAGTAA
Coding sequences within it:
- a CDS encoding methyl-accepting chemotaxis protein encodes the protein MNRFGFKSSLLSAMASMLVLSLLVTSYLSYTLIKDQITDSLLRDIHHTIDQKTQEIETSFQRTTDAVTQLAKLYQEKDIGDNHVAMTEYTARLGGVYKVIIGFDDGSSFVSRASESFPNGVGRLDKYDPRTRPWYQAAKRNSGLSLSDVFFTRSDGVPMMGVMHPIKDGIIMADLRFDHLQEQLSSLGEIAGATGLVLDKSGLVLASTNEQVKQKDNIADVEVFAGVYQSLIGKEQAIQTAEVGGQTTLFVSQQVKLLGDDEWYVMITVDEATAFAPLKATSYKMASIIAAATLVSVIILLFVLNQLYQPIIKLRNLVTELGQGSGDLTQRLEVKTDDDIGIIAKGINGFIAQLQTMLLEINAARSKLSSGIDTLDQHSKSSSDILQQHTNETTQIVAAIEELSNTAELVAGNTSAAAKYTTEANQSGEDSVQTIKSTQQKIEALASEIHETSSNVENMNNETSSIQNIVEVIGSIAEQTNLLALNASIEAARAGDQGRGFAVVADEVRALASRTQSSTSEIEQALAKLKQEASLVVSSIGSTEHTCSDTVEEADKTSTSLQKLGDFIHQINELNSQVSTSASEQNIVIQEINRSMHQIHDMVEKLNSEGQSQRSETQNIAAINHELGTMISQFKL
- a CDS encoding zinc ribbon domain-containing protein YjdM; translation: MSFPACPNCQSEYVYLDQSQLICPECAFEWNPDEVAEAEKVVVKDANGTLLAEGDKVTLAKDLKVKGSSLVLKIGTKAVIKRMANGKDHQLDCKVDGAGDMMVTAQFVKKS
- a CDS encoding class I SAM-dependent methyltransferase, with protein sequence MTKLRLSYQTVEFGKTDIHLCTLRNRQEFHDPTGIAEKLGISSASWPIFGVVWPSSFVLAHYMADYDTGTKRILEVGCGIGLSSLLLNKQLANITATDYHPEVETFLNRNTKLNGDKSINYERVGWADEHDTLGLFDVIIGSDLLYENEHIDQLANFINDHSKPSSEVIIVDPGRGRKSKLSAKMVEFGYTSSHAKPVHTDYIDEVFKGYILTFKRAQ
- a CDS encoding sugar O-acetyltransferase, whose translation is MSEFENMCLGREYDADSPELTQIRNKAFELLQQINQRQFEAAKPYVAELLAHLGKGSIICPPFLCEYGKTISVGDNTYINMGVTMLDNAPVKIGNNVLIGPNTQFYTPTHPLDYQRRRTWEVKSLPITVEDDVWIGGNVVVCQGVTIGARSVVAAGSVVTKNVDPDSLVGGMPAKRIRALV
- a CDS encoding OmpA family protein, whose product is MRSIIIPVLLTMTTACTAWPEQGRGGFAEHQHAILAWMDGDTGTTDLRELGPEHGLQFEAVLVKHQLDLLVLEGAELCFPASVTQARMQQQRILRELEGGLTFDAANDIEIQQHFLNMLEKRLDRVTESGACQTDRLGHIQSSQLMVSISDALNSNNQFAFDSSELTPAYQDQLRNLTPIIAASKVSLIITGHSDSKGDDSYKQRLSLARAQAVAEFMTELGMNEQLIEVAAVADSQPYLEGNSDAVRHSNRRVTISVIDADSNILAQHALRVK
- a CDS encoding STAS domain-containing protein, whose protein sequence is MKMQLTTSNQGNLTASIVGAFDAESCAEHKAAFEGICADAASKLVIVNMSQVEFLDASGIGALVFMFKRINAAGGQLVLLGAQQQPRDLLVMLRVDHIITMIDTLPSQNHTTDTLPSIAA